The Deltaproteobacteria bacterium genome includes a window with the following:
- a CDS encoding response regulator transcription factor yields the protein MIKVYLVDDHDVIRAGLKQILELDKEIRVVGEASRALDAIHLLGSGAADIVFMDIRMPGMNGIEATRILNEKVPNIKVILLTNFNEEEYIVEGLRAGAAGFLLKNIGKEELHKIVHAVYEGKSFLDPAVTMTIIREAVRKPRLAAKESAPPPEERLTTREFEILDLISRGLSNKEIGSKVHLSEYTVKFHVKAIFRKLGARSRSEAVYKAVSSSLISQKPGT from the coding sequence TTGATCAAGGTCTACCTGGTCGATGACCACGACGTGATCCGGGCGGGCCTGAAGCAGATCCTCGAGCTGGACAAGGAGATCCGCGTGGTGGGGGAGGCGTCCCGGGCGCTCGATGCGATCCACCTGCTCGGATCCGGGGCGGCGGACATCGTCTTCATGGACATCCGGATGCCGGGGATGAACGGGATCGAGGCGACCCGCATCCTGAACGAGAAGGTGCCGAACATCAAGGTGATCCTGCTGACGAATTTCAACGAGGAAGAGTACATCGTCGAGGGGCTCCGGGCCGGCGCCGCCGGGTTCCTGCTGAAGAACATCGGGAAAGAGGAGCTGCACAAGATCGTCCACGCGGTGTACGAGGGGAAGTCGTTCCTGGACCCGGCGGTCACGATGACCATCATCCGGGAGGCGGTGAGAAAACCCCGGCTAGCCGCGAAGGAATCCGCCCCTCCGCCCGAGGAACGGCTGACGACGAGGGAATTCGAGATCCTCGACCTCATCAGCCGGGGCTTGAGCAACAAGGAAATCGGGTCGAAGGTCCACCTGTCCGAGTACACGGTCAAGTTCCACGTGAAGGCCATCTTCCGGAAGCTGGGCGCCCGGTCGCGGTCCGAAGCCGTGTACAAGGCGGTCAGCAGCAGCCTCATCTCCCAGAAGCCGGGGACCTGA
- a CDS encoding FAD-dependent oxidoreductase, with protein sequence MSNLPDLFSPIKLRHCEIRNRILISGHVNGMAGEASLPNERELRYHEARAKGGYGLIVMGAAAVSPHSWLFPSVIQGWRDEIVPWYRKISDAVHAHGSKLMVQAWHNGHQETGFYSWANAQCPSQIVSAGQGEAPAAMDEDDIRQAVKDYVDFALRCKEGGLDGVELHFAHGYLPQQFLSPYSNIRTDRYGGSLENRMRFGMELIDAVREAVGGEFVVGLRVSGDEMIPAGLKLADMKVIAPVWAETGKIDYLNISGGTYRSIAPFVGPMMVPAGSFVYMAAEIRQVVDIPVFAAVRINDPVMADNIIRNGEADMVVMTRASICDPEMPNKARAGRIDDIRLCIACNEGCWERIEHHQPITCMQNPETGREGVFRLEPAPRPKNVVVIGGGPAGMKAAAAARARGHRVTLFERKSELGGAILVPARLPARQEWSQCVRFLAHELKRLGVTVRTGTEATAALVLAENPDAVIVATGSVPFGGTAAGTVGPDAAIRVEDGAHVVTAEDVIEGRAETGDKVVIADFQNYMKGMITAEYLADRGKDVTLVMPLPFRLLSANPYDIDKPTHAIQTWNMTAKGVRKISDFEVKKAAPGRVTIRNVFTEKDEILEADTLVTCYWRRSEGGLYDELKGRVKELRRIGDCLAPRRVINAIYEGYKAGMEI encoded by the coding sequence ATGTCCAATCTGCCGGACCTTTTTTCCCCCATCAAGCTGCGCCATTGCGAGATCAGGAACCGGATCCTCATCTCGGGCCATGTAAACGGAATGGCCGGAGAAGCCAGCCTGCCCAACGAACGGGAGCTTCGGTACCACGAGGCCCGGGCGAAGGGAGGGTACGGTCTCATCGTGATGGGGGCCGCCGCGGTGAGCCCCCACTCCTGGCTCTTCCCGTCGGTCATCCAGGGTTGGAGGGACGAAATCGTCCCCTGGTATCGGAAGATATCCGATGCCGTGCATGCCCATGGGTCGAAACTCATGGTCCAGGCCTGGCACAACGGGCACCAGGAGACCGGGTTCTACTCGTGGGCGAATGCCCAGTGCCCTTCCCAGATCGTCTCCGCGGGTCAGGGGGAGGCGCCCGCGGCGATGGACGAGGACGACATCCGGCAAGCCGTAAAGGACTACGTCGATTTCGCCCTCCGTTGCAAGGAGGGCGGGCTGGACGGCGTCGAACTGCATTTCGCCCACGGCTACCTGCCCCAGCAGTTCCTCTCTCCCTACTCCAACATTCGAACGGACCGGTACGGCGGCAGCCTGGAGAACCGGATGCGGTTCGGGATGGAACTGATCGATGCCGTCCGCGAAGCCGTGGGGGGAGAATTCGTCGTCGGACTCCGGGTCAGCGGGGACGAGATGATCCCCGCGGGGCTGAAACTCGCCGACATGAAGGTCATCGCCCCCGTCTGGGCGGAGACGGGGAAGATCGACTACCTGAACATTTCGGGAGGCACGTACCGGTCCATCGCTCCGTTCGTCGGACCGATGATGGTCCCGGCGGGATCTTTTGTGTACATGGCCGCCGAGATCCGGCAGGTGGTGGACATCCCCGTGTTCGCCGCCGTCCGGATCAACGATCCCGTGATGGCAGACAACATCATCCGGAACGGCGAGGCCGACATGGTGGTCATGACCCGGGCCTCCATCTGCGACCCGGAGATGCCGAACAAGGCCCGGGCCGGCCGGATCGACGACATCCGGCTCTGCATCGCCTGCAACGAGGGGTGCTGGGAGCGGATCGAGCACCATCAGCCGATCACCTGCATGCAGAACCCGGAGACGGGCAGGGAAGGGGTGTTCCGGCTCGAACCGGCGCCCCGGCCGAAGAACGTCGTGGTCATCGGGGGTGGGCCCGCCGGGATGAAGGCGGCGGCGGCCGCCCGGGCGAGGGGCCACCGGGTGACGCTGTTCGAAAGAAAGTCGGAGTTGGGAGGAGCCATCCTCGTCCCGGCGAGACTGCCGGCGCGGCAGGAATGGAGCCAGTGCGTGCGGTTCCTTGCGCATGAACTGAAGCGACTGGGGGTGACCGTCCGTACCGGCACCGAGGCCACCGCCGCCCTCGTTCTGGCCGAAAATCCGGACGCGGTCATCGTCGCAACCGGATCCGTGCCGTTCGGCGGGACCGCGGCGGGCACGGTGGGTCCGGATGCGGCGATACGGGTGGAGGACGGCGCCCACGTCGTCACGGCGGAGGACGTGATCGAGGGGAGGGCCGAGACCGGGGACAAGGTGGTGATCGCCGACTTCCAGAACTACATGAAAGGGATGATCACCGCGGAGTACCTCGCGGATCGGGGAAAGGACGTCACGCTGGTCATGCCCCTGCCGTTCCGGCTGCTGTCGGCGAACCCGTACGACATCGACAAACCCACGCACGCGATCCAGACGTGGAACATGACGGCGAAGGGGGTCCGGAAGATCAGCGACTTCGAGGTCAAGAAGGCGGCGCCGGGGCGCGTCACCATCCGGAACGTCTTCACGGAAAAGGACGAGATCCTCGAGGCCGACACGCTGGTGACCTGCTACTGGCGCCGTTCCGAGGGGGGACTCTACGACGAGCTGAAGGGCAGGGTGAAGGAGCTGCGCAGGATCGGGGATTGCCTGGCCCCGCGCCGCGTCATCAACGCCATCTACGAGGGGTACAAGGCCGGGATGGAGATATAG